The following are encoded together in the Falsiruegeria litorea R37 genome:
- a CDS encoding H-type lectin domain-containing protein yields the protein MKTFKTHPIGIAQGDEQIFADFENDGEMWTGSGTRERRHAVTFDQPFRSTPAVQVGISLWDVDTSAAVRAEVVAESITPEGFDIVFRTWADSRVARARVAWTAIGDVTTDDDWDVP from the coding sequence ATGAAGACTTTCAAAACCCATCCCATCGGCATCGCCCAAGGCGACGAACAGATTTTTGCAGATTTCGAAAACGACGGAGAGATGTGGACAGGCTCGGGCACCCGCGAGCGCCGACACGCTGTCACCTTTGATCAGCCGTTTCGGTCAACGCCCGCCGTGCAGGTGGGAATATCGTTGTGGGATGTGGACACCTCGGCCGCGGTCCGGGCTGAAGTGGTCGCGGAAAGCATCACACCCGAGGGCTTTGACATCGTGTTCCGCACCTGGGCCGACAGCCGCGTCGCCCGCGCCCGCGTCGCCTGGACGGCGATCGGAGATGTAACGACGGATGATGACTGGGATGTGCCATAG
- the atpD gene encoding F0F1 ATP synthase subunit beta translates to MANAKGKVTQIIGAVVDVQFDDALPEILNALETTNNGKRLVLEVAQHLGENTVRTIAMDATEGLVRGAEVTDMGAPISVPVGNATLGRILNVVGDPIDEKGPVEATDTRAIHQPAPSFAEQSTESEVLVTGIKVVDLLAPYAKGGKIGLFGGAGVGKTVLIMELINNIAKVHSGFSVFAGVGERTREGNDLYHEMIESNVIKPDNLSESQVALVYGQMNEPPGARARVALTGLTLAEQFRDQSGTDVLFFVDNIFRFTQAGSEVSALLGRIPSAVGYQPTLATDMGALQERITSTKSGSITSVQAIYVPADDLTDPAPATSFAHLDATTVLNRAISEKGIYPAVDPLDSTSRLLDPAIVGEEHYKVATDVQQILQRYKSLQDIIAILGMDELSEEDKMTVSRARKIERFMSQPFDVAQVFTGSPGVQVPLDVTIASFKAVVAGEYDHLPEAAFLMVGGIDEVIAKAEKMAAEAA, encoded by the coding sequence ATGGCGAATGCAAAAGGCAAAGTCACACAGATCATCGGGGCCGTCGTCGACGTGCAGTTCGATGATGCACTGCCTGAAATTCTGAACGCGCTGGAAACCACCAACAACGGCAAGCGCCTGGTGTTGGAAGTTGCTCAGCACCTGGGTGAAAACACCGTCCGCACCATCGCGATGGACGCGACCGAAGGGCTGGTTCGCGGCGCCGAAGTGACCGACATGGGCGCGCCCATCTCGGTTCCGGTTGGCAACGCCACCCTGGGCCGCATCCTGAACGTTGTTGGCGACCCCATCGACGAAAAAGGCCCGGTCGAAGCAACCGATACACGTGCCATCCACCAGCCCGCGCCGAGCTTTGCGGAACAGTCGACCGAGTCGGAAGTTCTCGTCACCGGTATCAAGGTTGTGGACCTGCTGGCCCCCTACGCAAAGGGTGGTAAGATTGGTCTGTTCGGCGGTGCCGGCGTTGGTAAAACCGTTCTGATCATGGAACTGATCAACAACATCGCAAAAGTGCACTCGGGCTTCTCGGTGTTCGCGGGTGTTGGCGAGCGTACTCGTGAAGGCAACGACCTTTACCACGAGATGATCGAATCGAACGTTATTAAGCCTGACAACCTGTCGGAATCGCAGGTTGCCCTGGTTTACGGCCAGATGAACGAACCTCCGGGAGCACGTGCACGTGTTGCTCTGACCGGTCTGACCCTGGCCGAGCAGTTCCGCGACCAGTCCGGTACCGACGTTCTGTTCTTCGTCGACAACATCTTCCGCTTCACGCAGGCGGGTTCCGAGGTTTCGGCTCTGCTGGGTCGTATTCCTTCGGCGGTGGGCTATCAGCCGACCCTGGCGACCGACATGGGCGCCCTGCAGGAACGCATCACCTCGACCAAGTCGGGCTCGATCACCTCGGTTCAGGCCATCTACGTTCCCGCGGACGACCTTACCGACCCTGCGCCTGCGACCTCGTTTGCGCACCTGGACGCGACCACCGTTCTTAACCGTGCGATCTCGGAAAAGGGTATCTACCCGGCTGTTGACCCGCTCGACTCGACCTCGCGTCTGCTCGACCCGGCCATCGTTGGTGAAGAGCACTACAAGGTTGCAACCGACGTTCAGCAGATCCTCCAGCGTTACAAGTCGCTGCAGGACATCATCGCCATCCTTGGTATGGACGAACTGTCGGAAGAAGACAAAATGACCGTTTCGCGCGCTCGTAAGATCGAGCGTTTCATGTCGCAGCCGTTTGACGTTGCTCAGGTGTTTACCGGTTCGCCGGGTGTTCAGGTTCCCCTGGATGTCACCATCGCGTCGTTCAAAGCAGTTGTGGCCGGTGAATACGACCACCTCCCCGAAGCAGCCTTCCTCATGGTTGGCGGCATCGACGAAGTGATCGCAAAAGCCGAAAAGATGGCCGCAGAAGCTGCCTAA
- a CDS encoding RidA family protein produces the protein MPTPEERLTELGLHLPQPTKLPEGLHLPFEFVNIRGDRLLFSGHPKNAMDGSIGGPFGVVGGDMTTEQAYAEARDVGLTVLANIKDEIGELSRITGWVRVFGMVTSAEGYSEQHLAVNGFSDLVIDVFGPDVGRHARSAIGVYGLPMGFAMEIEGEVLISR, from the coding sequence ATGCCGACACCAGAAGAGAGACTGACAGAGTTGGGGTTGCACCTGCCGCAACCGACCAAGCTGCCTGAAGGACTGCATTTGCCGTTTGAATTTGTAAACATCAGGGGGGATCGGCTTCTGTTTTCCGGACACCCCAAAAACGCAATGGATGGCAGCATTGGTGGGCCATTCGGTGTTGTGGGCGGCGATATGACCACCGAGCAGGCTTATGCCGAAGCCCGAGATGTTGGGCTGACCGTACTGGCAAACATCAAGGACGAGATCGGCGAGTTGTCACGGATTACAGGCTGGGTTCGTGTGTTTGGAATGGTGACTTCGGCCGAGGGCTATTCCGAACAGCACTTAGCGGTGAACGGGTTCAGCGATCTGGTCATCGATGTCTTTGGACCAGATGTGGGACGCCACGCGCGCTCTGCCATCGGCGTCTATGGGTTGCCCATGGGATTTGCGATGGAGATCGAGGGCGAGGTTTTGATTTCCCGATGA
- a CDS encoding ribose-phosphate pyrophosphokinase, with translation MPTLNEPKLISGNANLPLAEAISRRMSLYRGVDQGLVDARVERFNDGEIFVEVFENVRGEDMFIIQPTSNPANDNLMELLIICDALRRSSAQRITAVVPYFGYARQDRRTKARTPISAKLVANMMVEAGVERVLTMDLHAAQIQGFFDIPVDNLYASPVFALDVKNQFKGRMDELMVVSPDVGGVARARELAKRINAPLSIVDKRREKPGEVAEMTVIGDVTDKICLIVDDMCDTAGTLCKAAQVLLDNGAKEVHSYITHGVMSGPAVERVTNSVMKSLVITDSIQPTEAILNTPNIRVVPTAPIFTQAILNIWNGTSVSSLFEDKTLTPIYESLYHMD, from the coding sequence ATGCCGACACTCAACGAACCCAAGCTCATTTCTGGGAACGCCAACCTACCACTCGCCGAAGCGATTTCGCGCCGAATGAGCCTGTATCGGGGGGTCGACCAGGGATTGGTTGATGCCCGCGTCGAACGGTTCAACGACGGCGAGATCTTTGTCGAGGTGTTCGAGAACGTCCGTGGCGAGGACATGTTCATCATCCAGCCGACCTCGAACCCGGCCAACGACAACCTGATGGAGCTGCTGATCATCTGTGACGCGCTGCGTCGCTCGTCCGCGCAACGGATCACCGCCGTGGTCCCTTACTTCGGCTACGCCCGCCAGGACCGCCGCACCAAGGCCCGCACGCCCATCTCAGCCAAGCTGGTCGCCAACATGATGGTCGAGGCCGGAGTTGAACGGGTTCTGACCATGGACCTGCACGCGGCCCAGATCCAGGGCTTCTTCGACATTCCCGTGGACAACCTTTACGCTAGCCCGGTCTTTGCGCTGGACGTCAAGAACCAGTTCAAAGGCCGCATGGACGAGCTGATGGTCGTCTCGCCGGACGTGGGTGGCGTGGCCCGCGCACGTGAGCTCGCCAAACGGATCAACGCACCGCTGTCGATCGTGGACAAACGCCGCGAGAAGCCCGGTGAGGTTGCCGAAATGACCGTGATCGGGGACGTCACTGACAAGATCTGCCTGATCGTGGACGACATGTGCGACACCGCAGGCACGCTCTGCAAGGCTGCGCAGGTTCTGCTGGATAACGGCGCCAAGGAAGTGCATTCCTACATTACCCACGGCGTCATGAGCGGCCCCGCAGTTGAGCGTGTGACCAATTCGGTGATGAAATCCCTGGTGATCACAGATTCGATCCAGCCGACCGAGGCGATCCTGAACACCCCCAACATCCGCGTGGTCCCGACCGCACCCATCTTTACCCAGGCCATCCTGAACATCTGGAACGGCACTTCGGTCTCGTCCTTGTTCGAAGACAAGACCCTGACCCCGATCTACGAGTCGCTTTATCACATGGATTGA
- a CDS encoding twin-arginine translocation pathway signal, translated as MGFQSSVGAANVKPTKSMRGGANNYLPGAPIVERIGQGGFWMSGTVRRAGDGAPLAGQRIQIWAHTTEGHERDPHSHGATLTDANGVFRLEMPQIVPAFGQPHGHLAYDSGEYETVFLRPVMPSARDKHLEAHFVLTPA; from the coding sequence ATGGGCTTTCAATCGTCTGTTGGTGCAGCCAACGTGAAGCCAACCAAGTCCATGCGGGGCGGGGCGAACAACTACCTTCCGGGTGCTCCGATTGTCGAGCGGATCGGACAAGGTGGTTTCTGGATGAGTGGCACAGTCCGAAGGGCCGGGGACGGCGCTCCGCTTGCGGGGCAGCGCATTCAGATTTGGGCGCACACGACGGAAGGACACGAACGTGATCCGCACAGTCACGGGGCAACACTCACAGACGCAAATGGAGTGTTTCGTCTTGAGATGCCGCAAATTGTTCCGGCGTTTGGACAACCACACGGCCATCTCGCTTACGACAGTGGCGAATATGAAACCGTTTTCTTGCGGCCGGTCATGCCCAGTGCCCGAGACAAACACTTGGAAGCCCATTTTGTACTTACGCCTGCCTGA
- the atpA gene encoding F0F1 ATP synthase subunit alpha — MGIQAAEISAILKDQIKNFGQDAEVAEIGRVLSVGDGIARVYGLDNVQAGEMVEFPGGIMGMALNLESDNVGVVIFGSDRDIKEGDTVKRTNSIVDVPIGTGLLGRVVDGLGNPLDGKGPIESTERGVADVKAPGIIPRKSVHEPMATGLKSVDAMIPIGRGQRELIIGDRQTGKTAVALDTILNQKSVNDAAGDDESKKLYCVYVAVGQKRSTVAQLVKKLEESGAIDYSIVVAATASDPAPMQFLAPYAATAMAEYFRDNGKHALIIYDDLSKQAVSYRQMSLLLRRPPGREAYPGDVFYLHSRLLERSAKLNEDFGAGSLTALPVIETQGGDVSAFIPTNVISITDGQIFLETELFYQGIRPAVNTGLSVSRVGSSAQTNAMKSVAGPVKLELAQYREMAAFAQFGSDLDAATQQLLNRGARLTELMKQPQYSPLTNAEIVCVIFAGTNGYLDKIEVTDVGRYEAGLLAHLRGKHQDLLDWITNEDPKIKGDASDKIKAALDEYAATFA; from the coding sequence ATGGGTATCCAAGCTGCAGAGATTTCTGCAATCCTGAAGGACCAGATCAAGAACTTTGGTCAGGACGCAGAAGTGGCCGAAATCGGTCGCGTGCTGAGCGTCGGCGACGGTATCGCCCGCGTATATGGCCTCGACAATGTTCAGGCCGGTGAAATGGTTGAATTCCCCGGCGGCATCATGGGCATGGCGCTGAACCTGGAAAGCGACAACGTCGGTGTGGTTATCTTCGGGTCCGACCGTGACATCAAAGAAGGCGACACCGTCAAGCGCACCAACTCGATCGTGGACGTGCCAATCGGCACCGGTCTGCTGGGTCGTGTTGTTGACGGCCTGGGCAACCCCCTGGACGGCAAAGGCCCCATCGAATCCACCGAGCGCGGCGTTGCAGACGTCAAAGCGCCGGGCATCATCCCGCGTAAATCGGTTCACGAGCCGATGGCAACCGGCCTGAAGTCGGTCGACGCGATGATCCCGATCGGCCGTGGCCAGCGCGAGCTGATCATTGGTGACCGTCAGACCGGTAAAACCGCAGTTGCCCTCGACACCATCCTGAACCAGAAGTCGGTCAACGACGCGGCTGGCGATGACGAGAGCAAGAAACTGTACTGCGTCTACGTGGCTGTTGGTCAGAAGCGTTCGACCGTTGCTCAGCTGGTGAAGAAACTGGAAGAGTCCGGCGCGATCGACTACTCGATCGTTGTTGCTGCGACCGCGTCCGACCCGGCGCCCATGCAGTTCCTAGCACCCTATGCCGCGACCGCGATGGCCGAATACTTCCGTGACAACGGCAAGCACGCTCTGATCATCTATGATGACCTGTCCAAACAGGCCGTATCCTATCGTCAGATGTCGCTACTGCTGCGTCGTCCGCCCGGTCGTGAAGCCTATCCTGGTGACGTTTTCTACCTCCACTCGCGCCTGCTGGAGCGTTCGGCGAAGCTGAACGAAGACTTCGGTGCCGGTTCGTTGACCGCTCTGCCCGTCATCGAAACCCAAGGCGGCGACGTGTCGGCCTTTATTCCGACCAACGTGATCTCGATCACCGACGGCCAGATCTTCCTGGAAACCGAACTGTTCTACCAGGGCATCCGTCCTGCTGTGAACACCGGTCTGTCGGTTTCGCGTGTGGGCTCCTCGGCCCAAACCAACGCGATGAAATCGGTTGCGGGTCCGGTTAAGCTGGAACTGGCTCAGTATCGCGAAATGGCTGCCTTTGCGCAGTTCGGTTCGGACCTGGATGCCGCCACTCAGCAGCTGCTGAACCGTGGTGCGCGCCTGACCGAGCTGATGAAACAGCCGCAGTACTCGCCGCTGACCAACGCGGAAATCGTCTGCGTCATCTTCGCCGGCACCAACGGCTACCTCGACAAGATCGAAGTGACTGATGTGGGCCGTTACGAAGCTGGCCTGCTGGCGCACCTGCGTGGCAAGCATCAGGACCTGCTGGACTGGATCACCAACGAAGATCCCAAGATCAAGGGTGATGCGTCCGACAAGATCAAGGCTGCGCTGGACGAATACGCCGCAACCTTCGCTTAA
- a CDS encoding F0F1 ATP synthase subunit epsilon produces MANTMQFDLVSPERSLASLQVSAVQIPGADGDMTAMPDHAPTITTLRPGVLKAEGPEGTTEYLVTGGFAQINGDGLSVLAEKAIPVDEVTRAHLDELIAEARGAHEASQEHPSLVDDAAKLLADMEALGDHMSL; encoded by the coding sequence ATGGCAAACACGATGCAATTCGACCTCGTCAGCCCGGAGCGGAGCCTTGCTTCGCTTCAGGTCAGCGCGGTCCAGATCCCGGGTGCGGACGGGGACATGACGGCAATGCCCGATCATGCTCCGACTATCACCACCTTGCGCCCTGGTGTGCTCAAGGCCGAAGGTCCCGAAGGTACCACCGAGTATCTTGTGACCGGCGGCTTTGCCCAGATCAACGGCGACGGTCTGTCGGTGCTGGCTGAAAAGGCCATCCCGGTGGACGAGGTGACCCGCGCACATCTGGACGAGCTGATCGCTGAGGCCCGCGGTGCCCATGAGGCATCGCAGGAGCACCCCTCGCTTGTCGACGACGCAGCCAAGCTGCTCGCCGACATGGAGGCCCTGGGCGACCACATGAGCCTGTAA
- a CDS encoding threonine aldolase family protein, which translates to MYFASDNSGPVHPQVLDALARANDGYQMAYGADTLMNDVRDKIRGLFEAPGAAVYLVATGTAANSLALATLSEPWQTIFCSPMAHIHEDECNAPEFYSGAKLTLVPGGEKMTPQALRQAIAGEETRGVHGPQRGPVSITQVTERGTVYSLDELRALCTVAKGYNLPVHLDGARFTNALVALDCTPAEMTWKAGVDAVSFGGTKNGLMGVEAVVFFDESKAWEFELRRKRGAHLFSKHRYLSAQMEAYLSDDLWLTSARQANANCARLTEGLRAAGASFLHEPQANMIFASFPRGVHKALHQAGAVYHLWGATLEGEDDEEMLACRLVCDWAISNEQIDAFLALF; encoded by the coding sequence ATGTATTTTGCCTCTGACAATTCTGGACCCGTGCACCCCCAGGTGCTAGACGCCCTGGCGCGGGCGAACGATGGCTATCAGATGGCCTATGGCGCGGATACGTTGATGAACGATGTGCGCGACAAGATTCGAGGGCTGTTCGAGGCACCGGGTGCCGCCGTTTATCTGGTTGCGACCGGCACCGCCGCCAACTCGCTGGCGCTGGCGACATTGTCAGAGCCCTGGCAGACGATCTTCTGCTCGCCCATGGCCCACATTCACGAGGACGAGTGCAACGCGCCCGAGTTCTACAGCGGTGCCAAGCTGACACTGGTTCCGGGCGGCGAAAAGATGACACCGCAGGCGTTGCGCCAAGCCATCGCGGGCGAAGAGACCCGCGGCGTGCACGGGCCGCAGCGTGGGCCAGTGTCAATCACGCAAGTCACTGAACGCGGCACGGTCTATTCTTTGGACGAGTTGCGCGCGCTTTGCACCGTGGCCAAGGGCTACAATCTACCGGTTCATCTGGATGGCGCCCGGTTCACCAATGCTCTGGTCGCGCTTGACTGCACCCCGGCCGAGATGACTTGGAAAGCGGGCGTTGATGCCGTCAGTTTTGGCGGCACCAAGAACGGCTTGATGGGGGTCGAGGCAGTTGTGTTCTTTGACGAGAGCAAAGCCTGGGAGTTCGAGCTTCGTCGAAAGCGCGGGGCGCATCTGTTTTCCAAGCACCGCTACCTGTCGGCGCAGATGGAGGCCTATCTGAGCGATGATCTGTGGCTGACATCTGCGCGCCAGGCCAACGCCAATTGCGCACGCTTGACCGAAGGTCTGCGCGCGGCTGGGGCGAGTTTCCTGCACGAACCGCAAGCCAACATGATCTTTGCCAGCTTCCCGCGCGGGGTGCACAAGGCGCTGCATCAGGCAGGCGCAGTCTATCACCTTTGGGGCGCCACACTCGAGGGGGAAGACGACGAAGAGATGCTGGCCTGCCGTCTTGTCTGCGACTGGGCAATTTCGAACGAGCAGATCGACGCCTTCCTCGCTCTGTTCTAA
- a CDS encoding ferric reductase-like transmembrane domain-containing protein, which yields MKRPMRPDRLRALLIWAGLLAMFLIALAAAGFSPLLAWREPIYIIAGFAGIVALCLVVMQLLLIDGGLPGARGMKGRRIHKWVGLILVAAVILHVAGLWITSPPDVIDALLFRSPTPFSTWGVVAMWSVFVAAFSVAFRRRLSSNPRVWRRVHVSLASLTSVGTVVHALLIHGTMESTSKILVSLLLLVVLCKVVLVPRVRAAWVHK from the coding sequence ATGAAGCGCCCAATGCGGCCTGATCGGCTGCGCGCCCTGCTGATCTGGGCAGGGCTGCTAGCCATGTTTCTGATCGCTCTCGCAGCAGCGGGTTTCAGTCCGCTATTGGCTTGGCGTGAGCCGATCTACATCATCGCGGGATTTGCAGGCATCGTGGCCCTCTGTCTTGTGGTGATGCAGCTGTTGCTGATTGATGGCGGCCTTCCTGGTGCCAGGGGCATGAAGGGCAGGCGCATCCACAAATGGGTTGGGCTTATCTTGGTGGCCGCCGTGATCCTGCATGTGGCCGGTCTGTGGATCACAAGCCCCCCGGATGTCATCGACGCGTTACTGTTTCGCTCACCAACCCCGTTTTCGACCTGGGGCGTGGTGGCCATGTGGTCGGTCTTTGTCGCAGCCTTTTCAGTCGCTTTTCGGCGGCGTCTCTCATCGAACCCCCGGGTTTGGCGCCGAGTTCATGTGAGCCTGGCATCGCTGACCAGCGTCGGAACCGTTGTGCACGCCCTGTTGATCCATGGCACGATGGAGAGCACATCCAAGATCCTTGTCAGCCTTCTGTTGCTGGTGGTGCTGTGCAAGGTTGTGTTGGTTCCCAGGGTCAGAGCCGCCTGGGTACACAAATAG
- a CDS encoding alpha/beta fold hydrolase — MRDLQQPIHVRLMGEGARDVLAIHCTIAHSGAWKRLASLLSEEATFHAFDMLSHGQSADWDGHGDFQDRNVEAALSVLERPMDVVGHSFGATVALRAAVERPDLVRSLTLIEPVFFAVALQDAPALVAEHDRIAQPYQAAMQAGDWPLAARLFNRMWSTDGGPRWPQLPEATRAAMIRGIPVVPACDAALFDDRAGVLAPGVLDGLSMPVMLLRGGQSQPVIGSINGGLARRIPGAIDHVVDGAGHMVPISHPQDVAQHLKAFWR; from the coding sequence ATGCGCGACTTGCAACAACCGATCCACGTGCGCTTGATGGGAGAGGGCGCACGGGACGTTTTGGCCATTCATTGCACCATCGCGCATTCAGGCGCGTGGAAGCGGCTGGCGTCACTTTTGAGTGAAGAGGCAACTTTCCACGCTTTTGATATGCTGTCTCATGGCCAAAGTGCCGATTGGGACGGGCACGGTGATTTTCAGGACCGCAATGTCGAGGCTGCCCTGTCAGTGCTCGAGCGGCCAATGGATGTGGTGGGGCATTCTTTTGGGGCCACGGTTGCATTGCGCGCGGCGGTGGAGCGCCCCGATCTGGTGCGCAGCCTGACCCTGATCGAGCCCGTGTTTTTTGCGGTTGCCCTGCAAGACGCGCCCGCGTTGGTGGCCGAACATGACCGGATCGCGCAGCCGTATCAGGCGGCTATGCAGGCAGGTGACTGGCCCTTGGCAGCGCGGCTGTTCAATCGGATGTGGAGCACGGATGGCGGCCCGCGATGGCCGCAATTGCCCGAAGCGACGCGCGCGGCCATGATCCGGGGAATCCCGGTGGTGCCAGCTTGTGACGCGGCGCTGTTTGATGATCGCGCGGGGGTGTTGGCGCCCGGCGTTCTGGATGGGTTGAGCATGCCGGTGATGCTGCTACGAGGCGGGCAAAGCCAACCGGTGATAGGCAGCATCAACGGTGGTCTAGCACGGCGCATTCCCGGCGCGATTGATCACGTGGTCGATGGTGCTGGGCACATGGTGCCGATCTCGCATCCACAAGACGTGGCGCAGCACCTAAAGGCGTTCTGGCGCTGA
- a CDS encoding YcgN family cysteine cluster protein, whose protein sequence is MSDPIDRKGLAKRFWERKPLNKLSDKEWEALCDGCGKCCLNKLEDEDSGEVALTRVACRLLDDETCRCAQYPIRHQFVPECIVLKPENLDTHAYWMPQTCAYRLLWQGKPLYDWHPLISGDPDSVHKAGVSVQGWTVSEFETPEEEWEDHIIEEPI, encoded by the coding sequence ATGAGCGACCCGATTGATCGCAAAGGACTGGCAAAGCGGTTCTGGGAACGCAAACCGCTGAACAAACTGTCCGACAAAGAGTGGGAAGCGCTCTGCGACGGCTGCGGTAAGTGCTGCCTCAACAAGCTGGAAGACGAAGACAGCGGCGAAGTCGCCCTGACCCGCGTGGCGTGCCGCTTGCTGGATGATGAAACCTGCCGCTGTGCGCAATATCCCATCCGCCATCAGTTCGTACCCGAATGTATCGTCCTGAAGCCCGAAAACCTGGATACCCACGCCTATTGGATGCCGCAAACCTGTGCGTATCGCCTGCTGTGGCAAGGAAAACCCCTTTACGATTGGCATCCGTTGATATCAGGTGACCCCGACAGCGTGCACAAGGCGGGCGTATCGGTTCAGGGATGGACCGTGTCCGAGTTTGAAACGCCCGAGGAGGAGTGGGAAGACCACATTATCGAGGAGCCGATCTGA
- a CDS encoding F0F1 ATP synthase subunit gamma produces MPNLKDLKNRIESVKSTRKITKAMQMVAAAKLRRAQESAEASRPYAERFNAVMAGLAASVGGSDSAPKLLRGTGSEDVHLLVVMTAERGLCGGFNGNIAKLARAKADELRANGKTVKILTVGKKGRDAIKRDYGDMFVGHVDLSEVKRIGYANAQDIAKDVLARFDAGDFDVATIFYSKFVNVVTQVPTAQQIIPASFEETEGGDDSGAIFDYEPSEEAILADLLPKGVATAIFSALLENGASEQGARMSAMDNATRNAGEMIDKLTIQFNRSRQAVITNELIEIISGAEAL; encoded by the coding sequence ATGCCAAATCTCAAGGACCTAAAAAACAGGATCGAGTCGGTCAAATCGACCCGCAAGATCACCAAGGCCATGCAGATGGTCGCGGCTGCAAAACTGCGCCGCGCCCAGGAATCTGCCGAAGCCTCGCGTCCCTATGCCGAGCGGTTCAATGCCGTAATGGCGGGGCTGGCGGCATCGGTCGGGGGCAGCGACAGCGCGCCCAAGCTGCTCCGTGGTACGGGCAGTGAAGATGTGCACCTGCTGGTCGTAATGACAGCCGAACGCGGTCTCTGCGGCGGCTTTAACGGCAACATCGCCAAACTCGCCCGCGCCAAAGCGGACGAGCTGCGCGCGAACGGCAAGACGGTGAAAATCCTGACGGTCGGCAAAAAAGGTCGCGATGCGATCAAGCGCGATTATGGCGATATGTTCGTGGGTCACGTCGACCTGAGCGAAGTCAAGCGCATCGGCTATGCCAACGCGCAGGACATCGCCAAGGACGTATTGGCCCGTTTCGACGCCGGGGACTTTGACGTCGCCACGATCTTCTACTCGAAGTTCGTGAACGTGGTCACACAGGTTCCCACCGCGCAACAGATCATCCCTGCCTCGTTCGAAGAGACCGAAGGCGGAGACGACAGCGGCGCGATCTTCGACTACGAGCCCAGCGAAGAGGCCATCCTGGCCGACCTGCTGCCCAAGGGGGTTGCGACCGCGATCTTCTCGGCTCTGCTCGAAAACGGGGCGTCTGAACAGGGTGCACGGATGTCCGCAATGGACAACGCGACACGCAACGCGGGTGAAATGATCGACAAGCTGACGATCCAGTTCAACCGCTCGCGTCAGGCCGTGATCACCAACGAGCTGATTGAAATTATTTCCGGCGCCGAAGCGCTGTAA
- a CDS encoding 2-hydroxychromene-2-carboxylate isomerase — protein sequence MAHIDYYFATLSPYAYLAGDGLEQIAAKHGASITYKPVDIMTLFSRTGGTPPKDRHPSRIEYRAQDLLRRSANLAMDFNLKPAHWPTNAAPSSYAIIAAANAGGGDVGQLVRLILRACWAEEKDIAEDTVVRDCLSAAGFDPALADSGMLVGAETYAANLEEAIERGVFGSPFYVTEDGQRFWGQDRLADLDAHLSR from the coding sequence ATGGCCCATATCGACTACTATTTTGCGACACTTTCACCCTATGCCTACCTGGCCGGGGACGGACTGGAACAGATTGCCGCCAAACATGGCGCGTCTATCACGTATAAACCCGTGGATATCATGACGCTGTTCAGCCGCACCGGGGGGACACCGCCCAAGGATCGCCACCCCTCGCGCATTGAATACCGGGCACAGGATCTGCTGCGGCGGTCGGCGAACTTGGCAATGGACTTCAACCTCAAGCCCGCCCATTGGCCAACCAATGCGGCGCCGTCGTCTTATGCGATCATTGCGGCCGCCAATGCCGGTGGCGGCGACGTGGGACAGCTGGTGCGCCTGATCCTGCGGGCCTGCTGGGCCGAGGAAAAGGATATTGCCGAGGATACCGTGGTGCGCGACTGCCTGTCGGCGGCCGGGTTTGATCCGGCCTTGGCCGACAGCGGCATGCTTGTTGGTGCAGAAACATATGCCGCCAACCTCGAAGAGGCGATTGAGCGCGGCGTCTTTGGCTCGCCTTTCTATGTGACCGAAGACGGGCAACGGTTCTGGGGCCAGGACCGCCTGGCCGATCTGGACGCACACCTGAGCCGCTGA